A region from the Leptospirillum ferriphilum ML-04 genome encodes:
- a CDS encoding TolC family protein, with protein sequence MTLEQAIRSAVQNNKDLQAAQYVVKIARARLMQAGLLPNPRLSFSGYDAIFTNEPDEYELGAGFTQKFPVAGRIARQKDVARMDVARAQEEIRNAKLKLSAQVAQIFYRILILNRQIFLRDQLMQVDRELLDASRNRFRAAEVSELDVNTAQLELEQLYQERTLLKVQRSRSSIRLKQLLGQTFDKPLQLDKTLPPIPMLPDLEEEQRRALKLRPDLRSAQLSVERSSAQVGLAKAQRWEDWTAGLGVFSGQTVFPNGLSTGIDVGPSFVLTIPLPLWNRNQGRIAEAVALNQQSSARVRALTLRIRNEVAKAFFETKRLQDTVDRYRNGLLKLSDRNMLLAQQAYMMGQTSILTAVQAQRQHGDQHIAYLNALGQYLKSWVALHRAVGDYLEFLGRSGNHGFRSGERIHE encoded by the coding sequence ATGACCTTGGAACAGGCCATCCGATCAGCGGTCCAGAACAACAAGGATCTCCAGGCCGCCCAATATGTGGTGAAAATCGCAAGAGCCCGGTTGATGCAGGCCGGTCTGCTTCCGAACCCCCGCCTTTCCTTTTCTGGATATGATGCGATTTTTACAAACGAACCCGATGAGTACGAGCTGGGTGCCGGATTCACCCAGAAATTTCCTGTGGCGGGACGAATTGCCCGTCAAAAAGATGTGGCCAGGATGGATGTGGCGCGTGCTCAGGAGGAAATACGGAATGCCAAGCTCAAATTGTCCGCTCAGGTGGCTCAAATCTTCTATCGGATCCTTATCTTGAACCGGCAGATTTTCTTAAGGGACCAGCTGATGCAGGTTGACAGGGAACTTCTCGATGCAAGCCGAAATCGTTTTCGGGCGGCAGAAGTTTCCGAGCTCGATGTCAATACCGCGCAACTGGAGCTTGAGCAACTTTATCAGGAGAGAACTCTTCTGAAGGTACAGCGATCACGGAGTTCCATTCGGTTAAAGCAGCTTCTGGGACAGACCTTCGATAAGCCTTTGCAGCTTGACAAGACCCTTCCCCCGATCCCTATGTTACCAGACCTTGAGGAAGAGCAACGCCGAGCCCTTAAATTGCGCCCTGATCTTCGATCCGCGCAATTATCGGTAGAGCGATCGAGTGCCCAGGTTGGTTTGGCCAAGGCCCAGCGATGGGAAGACTGGACGGCCGGACTTGGCGTTTTTTCCGGACAGACAGTTTTCCCCAATGGTCTGTCCACGGGAATTGATGTCGGACCCAGTTTTGTTCTCACCATTCCCCTTCCACTTTGGAACAGGAATCAGGGACGCATTGCTGAAGCGGTGGCGCTGAACCAGCAATCCTCCGCAAGGGTTCGAGCCCTGACCCTCCGGATCCGCAATGAAGTCGCAAAAGCCTTTTTCGAGACGAAACGACTCCAGGATACGGTGGACCGCTACCGAAACGGGTTGCTCAAGCTGAGCGATCGAAACATGCTCCTTGCACAACAGGCCTATATGATGGGACAAACATCCATTCTTACGGCCGTTCAGGCACAACGTCAGCATGGAGACCAGCACATCGCCTATCTGAACGCCCTGGGGCAATACCTGAAGTCATGGGTGGCTTTGCACAGGGCCGTGGGCGATTACTTGGAATTTCTGGGACGATCTGGAAATCACGGCTTCAGAAGTGGAGAGCGAATACATGAATAA
- a CDS encoding DUF2283 domain-containing protein → MRVRIDPQADAIYLDLTGESIESSEEVADGIILDYDKEGHMVGIEILDASKKAGGLNSLRQVSLDVAPV, encoded by the coding sequence ATGCGGGTAAGAATAGATCCACAGGCAGACGCCATTTATCTGGATCTGACCGGTGAAAGCATTGAAAGTAGTGAGGAAGTGGCTGATGGCATTATTCTGGACTACGACAAGGAAGGTCACATGGTTGGCATCGAAATTTTAGATGCCTCAAAAAAAGCAGGAGGGCTGAACTCTCTTCGCCAAGTGAGTCTGGATGTGGCCCCTGTTTAA
- a CDS encoding DUF4258 domain-containing protein, with product MIRYDPHAFFQINRREILTSLVEETIANPDKIETKGNKCSFLKCYPERRKMLRVVTREDDHEYVITAYFDRRKPCG from the coding sequence GTGATTCGTTACGATCCTCACGCTTTTTTTCAGATCAACCGCCGGGAAATCCTGACGAGCCTTGTAGAAGAAACGATCGCCAATCCGGATAAAATCGAGACCAAGGGTAACAAATGCTCCTTTTTAAAATGCTATCCTGAAAGAAGAAAGATGTTGAGGGTCGTTACACGGGAAGACGATCACGAGTATGTGATAACCGCGTATTTCGACAGGAGGAAACCATGCGGGTAA
- a CDS encoding site-specific integrase — protein sequence MAAIRERGSYQWQAQVIRKGFPSQYKTFNNKSDAEKWARLIESEMDRGAFFSRKEAENTTLSEALDRYLTEITEKKKGSYQESRRIENLKIHSLGKRFLATIQGRDIAEYRDERLATVSPATVRRELVILSHLFTVASKEWGMSGLGNPVQAIRLPSGRGVSRDRRLNPGEETALLDACEKYGGDLPHVVLLALETAMRRGEIAGMTWDDVDLKKRTVTLPETKTGEVRIVSLSSEAIRILSSIPRRIDGRVFGYTDPHSITWAFIHACKKAGINGLTFHDLRHEATSRLFELGLSAEKVKKITGHKTYQMLARYTHLKAEDIAEEIDKLKKEKSGKTVEAQTKSSGH from the coding sequence ATGGCGGCAATTCGAGAGCGTGGTTCTTATCAATGGCAGGCCCAAGTCATTCGAAAGGGCTTCCCGTCCCAGTACAAGACTTTCAACAATAAATCCGATGCGGAAAAATGGGCGCGACTGATCGAAAGCGAAATGGATCGGGGAGCTTTTTTTTCGAGAAAAGAAGCAGAGAACACGACACTTTCCGAAGCGCTGGATCGTTATCTGACAGAGATCACGGAAAAGAAAAAAGGCTCCTACCAGGAATCCCGGCGAATCGAAAACCTTAAAATCCACAGTCTTGGAAAACGATTTCTGGCGACAATCCAAGGAAGAGACATTGCAGAGTATCGTGACGAACGGCTCGCAACCGTCTCACCAGCGACTGTCAGAAGAGAACTTGTCATCCTTTCGCATCTCTTCACCGTTGCCAGCAAGGAATGGGGCATGTCAGGTCTTGGAAATCCCGTCCAGGCCATCCGGCTACCTTCCGGTCGAGGAGTTTCCCGGGATCGCCGTCTGAACCCCGGGGAAGAGACGGCTCTCCTGGATGCTTGCGAAAAATATGGAGGAGACCTCCCTCATGTTGTCCTTCTTGCCCTTGAAACCGCCATGAGGCGAGGGGAGATCGCTGGAATGACCTGGGATGATGTAGACTTAAAAAAGAGGACAGTCACCCTTCCGGAAACGAAAACCGGGGAAGTACGGATCGTTTCCTTATCGTCAGAAGCTATTCGGATTCTATCTAGTATTCCTCGTCGAATAGATGGAAGAGTCTTCGGATATACGGATCCTCATTCCATTACCTGGGCCTTCATTCACGCTTGTAAGAAGGCTGGGATTAACGGTCTCACCTTTCATGATCTTCGGCACGAAGCCACGTCAAGGCTGTTCGAGTTGGGGCTGAGCGCGGAAAAGGTGAAGAAAATCACCGGTCACAAAACCTATCAGATGCTGGCCAGGTACACTCATTTAAAGGCAGAAGACATTGCTGAAGAAATTGACAAACTGAAAAAGGAAAAATCCGGGAAAACGGTCGAAGCCCAGACGAAGAGTTCGGGTCATTAA
- a CDS encoding glycosyl hydrolase 108 family protein, which yields MQYLDAFNALVDDLEGNSGKPSQWGDVFGIQPNNWKKYAKREGISRTIPTRSDAYAYYRTEWWLPYRCEDLPDKLDFAFFQWLVNHGPSAIKDLQLCLGVAPDGILGPETLSAGRRCDPVKSSVCLLNRQRVFYKQDARANAHAPLAGWDDRIRKTCLLLGIPVKDVGLSK from the coding sequence ATGCAGTATCTGGACGCCTTCAATGCCCTGGTCGACGACCTGGAAGGAAATTCCGGAAAACCCTCGCAATGGGGGGACGTCTTCGGCATCCAGCCGAACAACTGGAAGAAATACGCCAAACGGGAAGGCATTTCCCGGACAATACCGACCCGCTCGGATGCTTATGCGTACTACCGGACGGAATGGTGGTTGCCATACAGGTGCGAGGACTTGCCGGACAAGCTCGATTTCGCATTTTTCCAATGGCTCGTCAACCACGGGCCGTCCGCTATCAAAGATCTTCAACTGTGTCTCGGCGTGGCACCGGACGGGATTTTGGGACCGGAAACGCTTTCTGCAGGACGGCGCTGCGATCCGGTGAAGTCCTCGGTCTGTCTCCTGAATCGACAAAGAGTGTTTTACAAACAAGACGCCAGGGCGAATGCCCACGCTCCCCTGGCCGGGTGGGACGATCGCATCCGGAAGACATGCCTTCTGCTGGGCATTCCGGTCAAAGACGTGGGGTTGTCCAAATGA
- a CDS encoding TraR/DksA C4-type zinc finger protein: protein MDIVDLTQIRFEHEDNLILKSRKKAERESALFCEDCGIRIPDQRRKYVLGVRTCVSCQSVRERDNAQDF from the coding sequence ATGGACATTGTCGATCTGACGCAAATCCGTTTCGAGCACGAGGACAACCTGATTCTGAAGTCCCGGAAGAAAGCGGAACGGGAATCGGCCCTCTTCTGTGAAGACTGCGGCATCCGTATCCCGGACCAGAGACGCAAATACGTTCTCGGTGTCCGGACGTGCGTGTCGTGCCAGTCGGTTCGGGAACGGGACAACGCCCAGGATTTTTAG
- a CDS encoding baseplate J/gp47 family protein, protein MNILTLSQLTQNILNAIQSKVQKTLDFTIGSIWVALAESQSQTAMWLQSLILQVLAWTRAQTSTGSALDLWLAQFGFTRLPGVAASGSVTVGANVAPTSPITVAAGGMTVQTIGGIQFVNSSSFTLESGQTSVSVPVAAVLSGTTGNVAAGTITQFVTPIPGIDTVTNPTAFTNGVNPESDAAVRSRFITYISSIQKGTKLAVQAAISGVQQGLTYNLVEFETQAGVATPAYFYAVVNDGSGNPPSTLLNTIANAIDSAVAAGIQFNVYGPTATTVNIAFTLTVLPGYQFSSVSAAVQAAITSYINGLGIGGTLYWSELYGIAYGVAGVQEVTGMTANGGTSDIAAGTNGVLGAGTFSITQG, encoded by the coding sequence GTGAACATCCTGACGCTGTCCCAGCTCACGCAGAACATCCTGAACGCCATCCAGTCGAAGGTTCAGAAGACCCTCGATTTTACCATCGGATCGATCTGGGTGGCGCTGGCAGAGAGCCAGAGCCAGACGGCCATGTGGCTCCAGAGCCTCATCCTTCAGGTGCTGGCCTGGACCAGAGCCCAGACGTCGACGGGATCGGCACTTGACCTGTGGCTCGCGCAGTTCGGCTTCACCCGGCTTCCGGGAGTCGCGGCGTCCGGATCCGTCACCGTGGGAGCCAATGTCGCCCCCACATCCCCGATCACGGTAGCCGCCGGAGGAATGACCGTCCAGACAATCGGCGGCATCCAGTTCGTGAACTCCTCCTCCTTCACGCTGGAGTCCGGTCAGACATCCGTCTCGGTCCCGGTCGCAGCTGTCTTGTCCGGAACGACGGGGAATGTGGCCGCCGGAACGATCACGCAGTTCGTGACGCCCATTCCCGGGATCGATACCGTCACGAATCCCACGGCTTTCACGAATGGCGTCAATCCGGAATCCGATGCCGCCGTCCGGTCCCGCTTCATCACCTATATCTCCTCCATCCAGAAGGGGACGAAGCTCGCGGTTCAGGCGGCCATCTCCGGCGTCCAGCAGGGACTCACTTACAACCTGGTGGAGTTCGAGACGCAGGCTGGCGTGGCAACCCCGGCCTACTTTTACGCCGTGGTGAACGACGGGAGCGGAAACCCTCCCTCGACGCTCCTCAATACCATCGCCAACGCAATTGATTCGGCTGTCGCGGCGGGGATCCAGTTCAATGTTTACGGGCCGACAGCGACGACGGTCAACATCGCCTTTACGCTGACGGTTCTCCCCGGCTACCAGTTCTCCTCCGTCTCAGCGGCGGTGCAGGCGGCGATTACAAGCTACATTAACGGTCTCGGGATCGGAGGCACGCTCTACTGGTCGGAGCTGTATGGGATCGCCTACGGAGTGGCCGGTGTCCAGGAAGTGACCGGGATGACGGCCAACGGCGGGACTTCCGATATTGCCGCCGGTACAAACGGCGTCCTTGGTGCCGGAACATTTTCGATCACTCAAGGGTAG
- a CDS encoding phage baseplate assembly protein V: MSMDLVSHLDVMRREAERILAGKTFPRFGVIANYDPNTYRAKVQIEPEGILTGWLPISSEYVGNGFGIFVGPAPGDTVVCQFIDGDFGMGVIGSGKIFLPTMPPVPCPSGQVMLIHQSGTYIKFLTTGDLDGYVAGNLNLTVEGNASITSPNPVSITAPTVQVDGNVAVSGSLTGSGSGGATMNGPIESSAGISGATLSAGNGATGSFTAASGQTITVENGIITGIS, translated from the coding sequence ATGAGTATGGATCTTGTCAGCCATCTTGACGTGATGCGCCGGGAAGCCGAGCGGATCCTGGCTGGAAAAACCTTTCCCCGCTTTGGCGTGATCGCCAACTACGATCCGAATACCTACCGGGCGAAAGTTCAGATCGAGCCCGAAGGTATCCTGACCGGATGGCTCCCGATCAGTTCGGAGTATGTCGGAAACGGGTTCGGGATATTCGTGGGTCCGGCTCCGGGGGATACCGTGGTCTGCCAGTTCATCGACGGCGACTTCGGCATGGGAGTGATCGGCTCGGGAAAGATCTTTCTCCCCACGATGCCCCCGGTTCCGTGTCCCTCCGGCCAGGTGATGCTCATCCACCAGTCAGGGACATACATCAAGTTCCTGACGACGGGAGACCTCGACGGATATGTGGCGGGGAACCTGAACCTGACCGTGGAAGGGAACGCATCGATCACGAGCCCCAATCCCGTGTCGATCACGGCCCCCACGGTGCAAGTTGACGGAAACGTTGCCGTTTCCGGATCCCTCACGGGATCGGGATCGGGGGGAGCGACGATGAACGGTCCGATCGAATCTTCGGCCGGCATATCAGGGGCCACCCTTTCGGCAGGAAACGGAGCAACAGGTTCATTTACCGCCGCTTCAGGGCAGACGATCACCGTCGAGAACGGCATTATCACGGGGATTTCCTGA
- a CDS encoding phage virion morphogenesis protein, with amino-acid sequence MNSFADLAKRLSAMGEDRGPETKAFLETVGEAIEKEAKAEIGHYQRTDTGPFPEWAELAPSTKRDRVRKGFTENDPLLRTGELRDSITHEVRGVSVAIGSDLDIAVYQEMGTQHIPPRPFLRVAAWRIRKDLGKLYLTRLRERLLGRHL; translated from the coding sequence ATGAACTCGTTTGCCGATCTCGCAAAAAGGCTCTCCGCCATGGGGGAAGACCGGGGGCCAGAAACGAAGGCATTTCTGGAAACGGTGGGAGAGGCCATCGAAAAAGAGGCCAAAGCTGAGATCGGACACTACCAGAGGACGGACACTGGCCCTTTCCCCGAGTGGGCAGAGCTGGCTCCCTCCACGAAGAGGGACAGGGTCCGAAAAGGGTTCACCGAGAACGACCCCCTGCTCCGGACGGGAGAACTCCGGGACAGTATCACCCACGAGGTGAGAGGGGTCTCCGTCGCCATCGGCTCGGACCTCGACATCGCCGTCTACCAGGAGATGGGGACGCAACACATTCCGCCTCGTCCCTTCCTCCGGGTGGCCGCGTGGAGAATCCGGAAAGACCTCGGAAAACTGTACCTGACACGACTGCGGGAGCGCCTCCTTGGAAGACATTTATAA